One Spinacia oleracea cultivar Varoflay chromosome 4, BTI_SOV_V1, whole genome shotgun sequence DNA segment encodes these proteins:
- the LOC110796641 gene encoding acyl carrier protein 2, mitochondrial, with amino-acid sequence MAAVRSAILKYMRVPVAQNTYSPSSISSSINSFFSRRNFSDEVRGSFLDKSEVSDRVITVVKNFQKVDPSKVTPNAHFQNDLGLDSLDAVEIVMALEEEFRFEIPDNEADKINSISMAVDFIASHPQAK; translated from the exons ATGGCGGCTGTTCGCTCTGCAATTCTGAAATACATGAGGGTGCCAGTAGCCCAAAACACTTACTCTCCATCTTCGATTTCATCTTCCATCAACTCCTTCTTCTCTCGCCGCAACTTTTCCGATGAGGTCCGAGGTTCCTTCCTCGACAAGTCCGAGGTTTCTGATCGCGTCATTACCGTTGTCAAGAACTTCCAGAAAGTTGACCCTTCCAAG GTTACTCCCAATGCACACTTCCAAAATGATCTCGGACTTGACAGTTTGGACGCTGTTGAAATTGTGATGGCTCTTGAAGAAGAATTCCGCTTTGAGATTCCAGACAACGAAGCAGACAAGATCAACTCCATCAGTATGGCAGTTGACTTCATTGCATCTCACCCTCAGGCAAAATAG
- the LOC110796642 gene encoding uncharacterized protein encodes MLPLPVLFLILVILYIVKFAIVDADFTLRSKKLKRKEFEDKVVWITGASRGIGEVLAKQFASLGAKLILSARNEAELERVKNQLSGKHAPHDVKILPLDLASGEESLREAVEKAEAFFPGGVDYMIHNAAYERPKSAALDVPEESLKATFEVNVFGTISLTKLLAPYMLKRGRGHFVVMSSAAGKTPAPGQAMYCASKFALNGYFHCLRSELFQKGIKVTVVCPGPIETSTNAEAGSSGQAKSIEKRVSAERCAQLTIIAASHGLKEVWISYQPVLGVMYLVQYMPTIGFWLMDKIGEKRVETAAQKGNTYSLRLLFGKSKRE; translated from the exons ATGCTGCCACTCCCTGTCCTCTTCCTTATTCTCGTCATCCTCTACATCGTCAAATTCGCCATTGTTGATG CTGATTTCACCCTCCGTTCGAAGAAACTTAAGCGCAAGGAATTCGAAGATAAG GTTGTTTGGATCACTGGAGCCAGCCGCGGAATCG GGGAGGTGCTTGCTAAACAGTTTGCAAGCTTAGGAGCAAAGCTTATATTGTCTGCACGAAATGAAGCTGAATTGGAGCGGGTAAAAAACCAACTCAGTG GTAAGCATGCCCCACATGATGTCAAAATTTTACCTCTTGATTTGGCGTCTGGAGAAGAATCTCTCAGGGAGGCTGTAGAAAAGGCAGAAGCCTTCTTCCCTGGCGGTGTTGATTATATGATTCATAATGCTGCATATGAACGTCCT AAATCTGCAGCTCTGGATGTTCCTGAAGAAAGTCTTAAG GCTACATTCGAGGTAAATGTTTTTGGGACAATATCTCTGACCAAGCTACTTGCTCCCTACATGCTGAAGAGGGGGAGGGGTCATTTTGTAGTG ATGAGTAGTGCTGCAGGGAAGACACCTGCACCAGGTCAAGCCATGTATTGTGCTTCTAAGTTTGCCTTGAATGGGTACTTCCATTGCTTGCGCTCAGAG CTCTTTCAAAAGGGAATCAAGGTCACTGTTGTTTGCCCTGGTCCAATAGAGACATCAACTAACGCTGAAGCAGGAAGTTCAGGGCAAGCAAAGTCCATCGAG AAGCGTGTCTCTGCTGAAAGGTGTGCTCAACTGACCATAATTGCTGCTAGTCATGGTCTGAAGGAAGTTTGGATATCTTATCAA CCCGTGCTAGGAGTGATGTATTTGGTGCAGTACATGCCAACAATTGGCTTTTGGCTCATGGATAAG ATCGGTGAAAAACGAGTTGAAACCGCTGCACAAAAGGGGAATACCTATTCATTAAGATTATTGTTTGGCAAGTCAAAGAgggaatga
- the LOC130459815 gene encoding uncharacterized protein, translating into MGKSKKGEEVDAKCSIEDDVPLTTTLLNLRNKKKKEKEITPTIDADLLEDINKEVSETEEEEEESELSKQRKALQEQQKMVQALQEKLLQQEKQLDLIEQKKKGGEGQKNSSKDPEKQEETEKKEHEVKVHEEVKEPEKEEAEVKVPEELDEPERKEKKTNLKITLRKKKDGEEAGEEPEKAKGKSRKSIPNRKRTRSQLLKEEFPDLIKEVKQELEEAHKKKSLLPAEKISTKKVAPNAKKGNGVTLKKTAALKRGSKVNQIVVREVYEDEEDEEGGEEEGEEVEEESEPLMKKGKKVVEKRATRSKQIVVSDEVMEEVDDEKPKSLVVAKPKPEERKLNLRQTPQLMMRFLRGIASNEPHDIRKQQAIVELGFGSLLQLDIPQNENPFPYELVRNFNSSDRSLHLPKSSLDITVEDVYLVYGIPIGGAPVVEWTDEQDPEVLRVFAEFWAYWQVKSGCPKLKEMVEKLIKDETPVDDNWKRSFLVVAVNTCIKSTTNLSPNFRFLASTVDLEQVRNLNWCQYAYTSLLGAAMYWNVDRSRWFAGPLPFLMVCYFDRVQIMEEYPPRNFPLISCWTRDMISSRVRNDNATGFGHGLILDRIQGPPELQLYREDMELLKQQKALSEQPPPLLLQHPQQQQQQHDEQPSQQPLQQPQQQHQHQEPNWSTNDVSREHQGAPVTQLGDDKDLPEQQADPSEKAKVPSTIEEFHAEFTKTTTELSSVMNKFNDLLSLSRKFFDTTIDVKKSLPFNMAKMWSTCSGTEIPVTFEKGNSTEERQEGRNTEEIGSILSQDKEFFSSDYFTILFEEAVRKATEGNERKEIKESEDVTFDLPPFLTPPIMPSQPNVFADLTLKLGMVSDSNPPPQAHDFEEEMRLEAILANKTLTERDLETISGDNKNEAEKQQPPTEKTEYAFF; encoded by the exons ATGGGGAAATCGAAAAAAGGAGAAGAAGTTGATGCGAAATGTTCTATTGA GGATGATGTTCCTTTGACAACGACTTTattgaacttaagaaacaaaaagaagaaagagaaagaaattacACCAACAATTGATGCGGATTTGTTGGAAGATATCAACAAAGAAGTTTCAGAaacggaagaagaagaagaagagagcgA actttccaaacaaaggaaagcattgcaagaACAACAGAAGATGGTGCAAGCACTTCAGGAAAAGCTGCTACAACAGGAAAAGCAGCTGGATCTGATTGAACAAAAAAAGAAGGGTGGAGAAGGACAAAAAAATTCCAGCAAAGATCCTGAAAAGCAGGAAGAAACtgaaaagaaagagcatgaagTAAAAGTGCATGAAGAAGTGAAAGAACCTGAAAAAGAGGAGGCTGAGGTAAAAGTTCCAGAAGAGCTGGATGAaccagaaagaaaagaaaagaaaacgaactTAAAAATTACTTTGAG AAAGAAAAAAGACGGAGAAGAAGCTGGTGAGGAACCTGAAAAAGCAAAGGGGAAGTCTAGGAAATCAATACCAAACAGGAAAAGGACAAG AAGTCAATTGCTGAAAGAAGAATTTCCCGATCTTATCAAAGAGGTAAAGCAGGAATTGGAAGAGGCACATAAGAAGAAGAGCTTGTTGCCTGCTGAgaaaatttcaacaaaaaaagtTGCACCAAATGCTAAGAAGGGGAATGGAGTTACTTTGAAAAAGACTGCAGCACTTAAG AGGGGTAGCAAAGTTAATCAGATAGTTGTGAGGGAGGTTTATGAAGAcgaggaagatgaagaaggaggTGAAGAAGAAGGTGAAGAAGTAGAAGAGGAAAGTGAACCCTTAATGAAGAAGGGGAAAAAAGTAGTTGAGAAG aGAGCAACAAGAAGTAAACAAATTGTTGTTTCTGATGAGGTCATGGAGGAGGTGGATGATGAGAAACCAAAATCTTTGGTTGTTGCCAAACCAAAACCTGAAGAAAGGAAACTAAATCTAAGGCAAACTCCGCAATTGATGATGCGATTCTTGAGGGGAATTGCATCTAATGAACCACATGATATAAGAAAACAACAAGCCATCGTGGAGTTAGGCTTTGGATCTCTTCTGCAACTTGACATCCCACAAAACGAAAATCCATTCCCGTACGAGTTGGTTAGGAATTTCAACTCGTCCGACCGGTCCTTGCATCTACCAAAGTCTTCCCTTGATATTACTGTAGAGGATGTATACCTGGTGTACGGTATACCTATTGGAGGAGCTCCGGTCGTGGAATGGACGGATGAACAAGATCCTGAAGTGTTGAGGGTTTTTGCTGAATTTTGGGCATACTGGCAAGTGAAGTCTGGATGCCCAAAATTGAAAGAAATGGTTGAAAAACTGATCAAAGATGAGACTCCAGTTGATGATAACTGGAAGAGATCTTTCCTAGTGGTTGCAGTTAACACCTGCATTAAATCCACTACTAATTTATCG CCAAACTTCAGATTCCTAGCAAGCACTGTTGACTTGGAGCAAGTGAGGAATCTAAATTGGTGCCAGTATGCATACACCAGCCTTCTTGGGGCAGCTATGTACTGGAATGTGGACCGTAGCAGATGGTTTGCTGGTCCACTACCATTTCTAATG GTATGTTATTTCGATCGGGTGCAGATCATGGAAGAGTACCCTCCAAGGAACTTCCCCCTAATTTCTTGCTGGACAAGAGATATGATAAGCAGCAGGGTACGCAATGACAATGCTACAGGCTTCGGACATGGCTTGATTCTGGACAGAATTCAAGGTCCACCTGAGCTACAACTGTACAGGGAGGATATGGAGCTGCTCAAACAGCAAAAAGCACTCAGtgaacaaccaccaccacttcTTCTTCAACacccacaacaacaacagcagcaacatGATGAACAACCATCGCAGCAACCACTGCAGCAACCACAACAGCAACATCAACACCAAGAGCCTAACTGGTCCACAAATGATGTGTCCAGAGAACATCAAGGTGCACCAGTGACTCAACTCGGGGATGACAAAGATTTGCCAGAGCAACAGGCAGACCCCAGTGAGAAAGCAAAAGTCCCTTCTACAATTGag GAATTCCATGCTGAATTCACTAAAACCACTACTGAACTCAGTAGTGTCATGAACAAGTTCAACGACTTATTGTCGTTGTCCAGAAAGTTCTTTGACACTACTATTGATGTCAAAAAAAGTCTGCCATTCAATATGGCAAAAATGTGGTCAACATGCTCTGGAACTGAAATTCCAGTTACTTTTGAGAAGGGCAACTCTACAGAAGAGCGGCAAGAAGGAAGGAATACTGAGGAGATTGGTTCAATCCTCAGTCAAGATAAAGAATTTTTCAGTTCAGACTACTTCACAATACTATTTGAGGAAGCAGTACGAAAGGCAACAGAAGGaaatgaaagaaaggaaatcaagGAATCTGAGGATGTTACATTTGATTTGCCACCATTTTTAACACCTCCGATCATGCCTTCCCAGCCTAATGTATTTGCTGATTTGACATTGAAGCTTGGAATGGTTTCCGATTCAAATCCTCCTCCTCAGGCACACGACTTTGAAGAGGAAATGAGATTAGAAGCAATCTTGGCAAACAAAACTTTGACTGAACGTGATTTGGAGACAATTTCAGGGGACAACAAAAATGAAGCTGAAAAACAACAGCCACCTACAGAAAAAACTGAGTATGCGTTCTTTTAA